The genomic window ATTATAACCCTTCCTCCAGGgtgaacattttaaacaaacacctATAGAATGAGTCGTGGATTGACTTCTTCCCCATCCCCGCCCAGGCTGGGGGAGTGTCCTCGCTGCCCctgtataaaaacaaacacaccctccATCCATAGAgcattcagacagagagagagaaagagagagagagagacagaaagagagggaaagcgagagagagactgacagaatcacagtgtgtgtggaagatCCACCATCACCTCTCTGCGCTCTAATATGACtccagcagcttctctgggTTAAAGCGCGAGGACGCCGTGCGTAAAAGACGACCACGATGGAGCGGTGCATGGTCCCGGGATGGTGCGTGCTGTTGACCCTGGTCTGGCACGGGACGCACTGCATGGCGGCCAAGGAGCTCCAGTGCCAGGAGATCTCCGTGCCTCTGTGCAAGGGCATCGGCTACAATCACACCTACATGCCCAACCAGTTCAACCACGACACGCAGGACGAAGCCGGCCTGGAGGTGCACCAGTTCTGGCCGCTGGTGGAGATCAAGTGTTCCCCGGACCTGCGCTTCTTCCTGTGCAGCATGTACACGCCGATCTGCCTGGAAGACTACAAGAAGCCGCTGCCGCCGTGCAGGAGCGTGTGTGAGCGGGCCAAAGCTGGCTGCGCACCGCTCATGAGGCAGTACGGATTCCCGTGGCCGGACCGGATGAGGTGCGAGCTGCTGCCCGAGCAGGGAGACCAGGACACGCTGTGCATGGACTACAACCGGAGCGTGACCACGACTGCCTCCCCGGTGGTGGTGAAGCCGACCAACCGGCCCCTGAAGCCGTTCAATCCCAGAAAAAAGAGCGGCTATGGTCGCGGCATCCCCGGGAAACTCAAACCGGCAGCTCCACCGTGCGAGACGGGCTGTTTCTGCCGTGCGCCCATGGTGCCGGTGACCAGCGACAACCACCCGCTGCACAACCGCGTCAAGACGGGACAGATCCTGAACTGCGCCATGCCGTGCCACAACCCCTACTTCACCCAGGAGGAGAGGACTTTCACCGCCTTCTGGATCGGGCTGTGGTCCATCCTGTGCTTCATCTCCACTTTCGCCACCGTGGCGACTTTTCTCATCGACATGGAGAGGTTCAAGTACCCGGAGCGCCCCATCATATTCCTCTCCGCCTGCTACATGTTCGTGTCAGTCGGATACATCGTGAGACTGATCGCCGGACACGAGGAAGTGGCGTGCAACCGAGAGAACGGCGCGGAACACATCCACTATGAAACCACGGGTCCTGCGCTCTGCACCATCGTGTTCCTGCTCATCTACTTCTTCGGCATGGCCAGTTCCATCTGGTGGGTGATTCTCTCCCTCACCTGGTTCCTCGCCGCAGGGATGAAGTGGGGGAACGAGGCTATAGCCAGTTACGCACAGTACTTCCATCTGGCCGCCTGGCTCATCCCCAGCATGAAGTCCATAGCGGTTCTGGCTCTGAGTTCCGTGGACGGGGACTCTGTGGCTGGGATCTGCTACGTGGGAAACCAGAACCTGGATAACCTGCGGGGGTTCGTGTTGGCACCGCTGGTTATCTACCTGTTCATCGGCACCATGTTCCTGCTGGCCGGCTTCGTGTCACTCTTCCGGATCAGGAGCGTAATCAAGCAAGGGGGGACCAAGACTGACAAGCTGGAGCGGCTGATGATCCGGATCGGAGTGTTCACGGTTCTGTACACGGTCCCGGCCACTGTCATCGTGGCGTGTTACTTTTACGAGCAGCACAACCAGCAGACGTGGGAGATTACGCACAACTGTACGTGTAAGACGGACCCGAGCAGGCAGAAGCCGGACTACGCTGTGTTCATGCTGAAATACTTCATGTGTCTCCTGGTGGGCATCACCTCGGGGGCCTGGGTCTGGTCCGGGAAGACGCTGGACTCCTGGAGGACTTTCTGCACGCGGTGCTGCTGGGGGAGCAAAGCCTCCGCGGGCTCCATGTACAGCGACGTGAGCACGGGACTGACCTGGAGGTCCGGGACGGCGAGCTCCGTCTCCTGCCCCAAACAAATGCCTCTGTCTCGGGTTTGATTGCATCTTTTACCCCTTGTCacggaaaaaagaaaaaactatagaACCAGCGGATACCAgctctttttttgggggggggggggggggggggggggcggagggGGACGGactgattttaaaagtttttatttgttaaattattACACGTGAGTCACCAAACATGCCAGGTTTCATGGGATCCTGGTCGTGAGCACTCCTGATGTGAACTCTGCTTCTGAAAGTTTTAAAATCAGGTTGGGGAAGTGCTCGTCCTTTGCCTTATCCAAATGACGTCCTTATGTTTGAAtagagggggtggggtggggggtggggggggggggggggggggggtttgactAATTGTGTTGGGATTGTCCATCAGCGTGTTGTAATTAGCTCATTAATGAAAGCCTAATGGCTTCTCCTTAAATAATGGGGCTGTGAGCTGCAGAACAATGTACCTGGCACTAAGAATGCAGAGCCTCATCTGGGCTTAATTGAATGCGCACAGCTGACAAGATCCCTTTTGTCGATAGGCTACATGGTGAAGCTGAAGCTCTTCTCACTGTAAAGAAAGAACCGCTGTGtcttaaaacacaaactccaCAGTTTCTCTGCTCTGGATCCAAACCGGAGCCACGTTCTGTCTCTCCACACGTACACTAATCAATGCCTTAATACTGTCTCATATACGGGTTGCATCAGCGCgtaaagtgtatttatataattattggTGTACATAGATTGTACATTTTGTATATGGAAATTTATGAGATTGTAAATATGTATAATTCCACTTTGAtagaagattttattttgagaataaaacaagtttttatGGAATTCTTTTCACCTGGTGCGTCCTGGTCATTGTCGACAAAACTTGTGTCCTGGTAAAAAACTATTTGTTGTGCCAGAGCGCACAGTCCTGGGGGGTGGTGGGGGATTTTAAAGCTTCTGGCAGAGACGGATTCATTTATATGTAACTCAGAGTTGTAGCTGGCCTGTTGGGCCACATGTGAGATAGTTAAGCTCCTGTAAACCTCCGCTGAGTTGCAGGTTCTCACGCTGAGAGACGCGGGGAACAACATCATCATGGCAATGGAGACACCACAGGTGGTCCTCTCAGTTTAATGCTCCCTGGGCTCCAGGCTCCTGCCCTTTCTTAAAACCCCTGATCCGAGCTAAACGTGTCACATTTAACATACAATGAAGTGAATTAACTTCACCAGGTCTGCAACTGCATCCTGGTTTTCCTACTTTTTGGAACATGTGCATCAGGAGGGAGATTTTTCCTTCCTCTTATTCATCCAGTTTGTCACAAGAACTTGGAAGAAACAACTCAAACATTTAGATTCTCTATAATTTAAACATGCAGCAATTTAAATGTCGTTAAATACTTGTAACTTGACTTGTAGGTTGGCAGCTCAGGTTCCTCGAGGTACAATCGCCTGAGTGTCATCATTAAGACATCAGCGGGGATGTGCACACTTGTAACTGCAGACTGACACAACGTCTGTCGTGTTTAAAGTTAATTACcgtagtgtctgtgtgtgtgtgtggtctgtttATCCAGGGAAAGGTCCGTGCGTAATGGCTGCTAGGGCGCATGAGAAGGGTCTAGTTTTTTTTGCCTCCAGTGTGAGAAAATACTGCTTctcttcaaaatgtttaaaaaccacTGCACAGTGTGTTTAAATCATCTATAAACTCAGAGGACACGAGACAGAAAAGCCAACGAGCTCCTCTGGAGAAGAGTCTGGATACGGTTATATTCTGCTGCCACCTTGTGGTCAAACGGCCATAGAGCAGAAACGACTGATTCAGCTAATCTTCACATTTTGcttaataaaaaaagtaaattttttaaaaacaagatacAAAGTTCACTTGTTTCTGACGCACATTTATGTCCTGAAactcttaatttttttaattcaaaatttACCTTAAATGCACTTAAACATCTGAAGTAAAGAAATCATGTCCACGGCTGTTGTTCAAACACGCTCAACTGCAGCTGAAGTTCACATGTGAAGAGTTCAGACCTGATGGAGGGTCACAGTTTAAGAAGTCAAATTCAGCATTGAAACAAGGGAACAAGATTGAGGcccagttcagacctggtattgaCACCCGGCCCCAGAATGATGTTTTAGAAATCATTATCTGTGGCCAACAACAAATCAATACAAGGGCGGAGGAT from Paralichthys olivaceus isolate ysfri-2021 chromosome 16, ASM2471397v2, whole genome shotgun sequence includes these protein-coding regions:
- the LOC109642131 gene encoding frizzled-8-like, which produces MERCMVPGWCVLLTLVWHGTHCMAAKELQCQEISVPLCKGIGYNHTYMPNQFNHDTQDEAGLEVHQFWPLVEIKCSPDLRFFLCSMYTPICLEDYKKPLPPCRSVCERAKAGCAPLMRQYGFPWPDRMRCELLPEQGDQDTLCMDYNRSVTTTASPVVVKPTNRPLKPFNPRKKSGYGRGIPGKLKPAAPPCETGCFCRAPMVPVTSDNHPLHNRVKTGQILNCAMPCHNPYFTQEERTFTAFWIGLWSILCFISTFATVATFLIDMERFKYPERPIIFLSACYMFVSVGYIVRLIAGHEEVACNRENGAEHIHYETTGPALCTIVFLLIYFFGMASSIWWVILSLTWFLAAGMKWGNEAIASYAQYFHLAAWLIPSMKSIAVLALSSVDGDSVAGICYVGNQNLDNLRGFVLAPLVIYLFIGTMFLLAGFVSLFRIRSVIKQGGTKTDKLERLMIRIGVFTVLYTVPATVIVACYFYEQHNQQTWEITHNCTCKTDPSRQKPDYAVFMLKYFMCLLVGITSGAWVWSGKTLDSWRTFCTRCCWGSKASAGSMYSDVSTGLTWRSGTASSVSCPKQMPLSRV